One window from the genome of Leuconostoc suionicum encodes:
- a CDS encoding phosphoketolase family protein → MADFDSKEYLELVDKWWRATNYLSAGMIFLKSNPLFSVTNTPIEAEDVKVKPIGHWGTISGQTFLYAHANRLINKYGLNMFYIGGPGHGGQVMVTNAYLDGAYTEDYPEITQDIKGMSHLFKRFSFPGGIGSHMTAQTPGSLHEGGELGYSLSHAFGAVLDNPDQVAFAVVGDGEAETGPSMASWHSIKFLNAKNDGAVLPILDLNGFKISNPTIFSRMSDEEITKFFEGLGYSPRFIENDDIHDYATYHQLAANILDQAIEDIQAIQKDARENGKYQDGTIPAWPVIIARLPKGWGGPTHDASNNPIENSFRAHQVPLPLAQNDLTTLPEFEAWMNSYKPEELFNTDGTLKDELKAIAPKGDKRMSANPITNGGADRSDLKLPNWREFANDINDDTRGKEFADSKRNMDMATLSNYLGAVSELNPTRFRFFGPDETMSNRLWGLFNVTPRQWMEEIKEPQDQLLSPAGRIIDSQLSEHQAEGWLEGYTLTGRVGIFASYESFLRVVDTMVTQHFKWLRHASEQAWRNDYPSLNLIATSTAFQQDHNGYTHQDPGMLTHLAEKKSNFIREYLPADGNSLLAVQERAFSERHKVNLLIASKQPRQQWFTVEEAEVLANEGLKIIDWASTAPSGDVDITFASAGTEPTIETLAALWLINQAFPEVKFRYVNVVELLRLQKKSEPNMNDERELSPEEFNKYFQADTPVIFGFHAYEDLIESFFFERKFTGDVYVHGYREDGDITTTYDMRVYSHLDRFHQAKEAAEILSANGKIDQAAADTFIAKMDDTLAKHFEVTRNEGRDIEEFTDWNWSPLK, encoded by the coding sequence ATGGCAGATTTTGATTCAAAAGAGTACTTGGAACTTGTTGATAAGTGGTGGCGCGCAACTAACTATTTGTCAGCGGGGATGATCTTCTTGAAGAGCAACCCATTGTTCTCAGTTACTAATACACCTATCGAGGCTGAAGACGTAAAAGTCAAGCCAATTGGACACTGGGGTACTATCTCAGGTCAAACTTTCTTGTATGCACATGCTAATCGTTTGATTAACAAGTATGGTTTGAACATGTTTTATATTGGTGGTCCTGGTCACGGTGGTCAAGTTATGGTTACTAACGCATACTTGGACGGCGCATATACTGAAGATTATCCTGAAATTACTCAAGATATCAAGGGCATGAGCCACTTGTTTAAGCGTTTCTCATTCCCTGGCGGAATTGGATCACACATGACAGCTCAAACACCAGGTTCATTACACGAAGGTGGTGAATTAGGTTATTCATTGAGTCATGCTTTTGGTGCCGTTTTGGATAATCCTGACCAAGTTGCTTTCGCAGTTGTTGGTGATGGTGAAGCCGAAACAGGTCCATCAATGGCTTCATGGCATTCAATCAAGTTCTTGAATGCAAAGAATGATGGTGCCGTTTTGCCTATCTTGGATTTGAACGGATTCAAGATTTCAAACCCAACTATCTTCTCACGTATGAGTGATGAAGAAATCACAAAGTTCTTTGAAGGATTGGGTTACTCACCACGCTTCATTGAAAATGATGATATTCATGACTACGCAACTTATCACCAATTAGCAGCAAACATTTTGGATCAAGCTATTGAAGACATTCAAGCTATCCAAAAGGATGCTCGTGAAAATGGTAAGTATCAAGATGGTACAATCCCTGCATGGCCAGTTATTATTGCTCGCTTGCCTAAGGGCTGGGGTGGACCAACGCACGATGCAAGTAACAATCCTATTGAAAATTCATTCCGTGCGCACCAAGTACCATTGCCTCTTGCACAAAATGATTTGACAACATTACCAGAATTCGAAGCTTGGATGAATTCATACAAGCCTGAAGAATTGTTCAATACTGATGGAACTCTGAAAGATGAGTTGAAAGCTATTGCTCCAAAGGGTGACAAGCGTATGTCAGCTAACCCTATCACTAATGGTGGTGCTGATCGTTCAGACTTAAAGTTGCCTAACTGGAGAGAGTTCGCCAACGATATCAATGATGATACACGTGGTAAGGAATTTGCTGATAGCAAGCGCAACATGGATATGGCGACATTGTCAAATTACTTGGGTGCCGTTTCAGAATTGAACCCAACTCGTTTCCGCTTCTTCGGTCCTGATGAAACAATGTCAAACCGTTTGTGGGGATTGTTCAATGTTACACCACGTCAATGGATGGAAGAAATCAAAGAACCCCAAGACCAATTGTTGAGTCCTGCGGGTCGTATTATTGATTCACAATTGTCAGAACACCAAGCTGAAGGTTGGCTTGAAGGATATACTTTGACTGGTCGTGTTGGAATCTTCGCATCATACGAATCATTCCTTCGTGTTGTCGATACAATGGTTACACAACACTTCAAGTGGTTGCGTCACGCTTCAGAACAAGCATGGCGTAATGACTATCCATCATTGAACTTGATTGCAACTTCAACTGCTTTCCAACAAGATCACAATGGATATACTCACCAAGATCCAGGTATGTTGACTCACTTGGCTGAAAAGAAGTCAAACTTCATTCGCGAATACTTGCCAGCTGATGGTAACTCATTGTTGGCTGTTCAAGAACGTGCCTTCTCAGAACGTCACAAGGTTAACTTGTTGATTGCTTCTAAGCAACCACGTCAACAATGGTTTACAGTTGAAGAAGCTGAAGTATTGGCCAACGAAGGTTTGAAGATCATTGATTGGGCTTCTACTGCACCTTCTGGTGATGTAGATATTACATTTGCATCTGCTGGTACAGAACCTACAATTGAAACTTTGGCTGCCTTGTGGTTGATTAACCAAGCATTCCCAGAAGTTAAGTTCCGTTATGTTAACGTTGTTGAATTGCTACGTTTGCAAAAGAAGTCAGAACCTAACATGAACGACGAACGTGAATTATCACCTGAAGAATTTAACAAGTACTTCCAAGCTGATACACCGGTTATCTTTGGTTTCCATGCTTATGAAGACTTGATTGAATCATTCTTCTTCGAACGTAAGTTCACTGGTGATGTATATGTTCATGGATATCGTGAAGATGGTGACATCACAACGACATACGACATGCGTGTATACTCACACTTGGATCGTTTCCACCAAGCTAAGGAAGCTGCTGAAATCTTATCTGCAAATGGTAAGATTGATCAAGCTGCAGCTGATACATTTATCGCTAAGATGGATGACACATTGGCAAAGCATTTCGAAGTTACTCGTAATGAAGGTCGTGATATCGAAGAATTCACTGACTGGAACTGGTCACCACTTAAGTAA
- a CDS encoding ACT domain-containing protein → MDKTFITRVYNRPGLLVRFASVLTRLNLNIKSLMVTPDEDQKISTISFIFESEDEKQTATVRRNLLKQLDVLAVNDGFCHY, encoded by the coding sequence ATGGATAAGACATTTATAACACGTGTGTATAACAGGCCTGGTTTGTTAGTTAGATTTGCGAGTGTACTAACTCGCTTGAATTTGAACATTAAGTCGTTGATGGTCACGCCTGATGAAGATCAAAAAATTTCCACGATTTCATTTATTTTTGAATCTGAAGACGAAAAACAAACGGCAACAGTTCGACGTAATTTATTAAAACAATTAGATGTATTAGCAGTAAATGATGGATTTTGCCATTATTAA
- a CDS encoding GntR family transcriptional regulator — protein MSEAIYVTVQADLKQKIYQGEFPNLKLPDERSLAEQYGVSRSSIKRALNVLVQQGVIFKKRGSGTFVNPLYLKNHAIFQHEGSNLGVSDSFRVDGQAPSIELLDFQVIPATPEQQQALFLNDGDFVYEIKRLRRLEGVPFMIERGYVPINVLPGLNRSIVSGSVYEYIEKNKHRTVTKSFMTIMAEPSNTEDQELLELKATEPVGIMEGIFFMDDGTPLEFSTMRLHYKYLRYNAFVSLDSE, from the coding sequence ATGTCAGAAGCTATTTATGTGACCGTACAAGCGGATCTAAAACAGAAAATTTACCAAGGTGAATTTCCAAACTTAAAATTACCAGATGAACGTTCATTAGCCGAGCAGTATGGTGTTTCACGTTCTTCAATTAAGCGTGCACTAAATGTGTTAGTTCAACAGGGCGTTATTTTTAAAAAACGTGGTAGTGGTACTTTTGTTAATCCATTATATCTTAAAAATCATGCGATTTTTCAACATGAAGGATCCAACCTAGGTGTGTCCGATTCATTTCGTGTTGACGGGCAAGCACCAAGTATCGAATTGCTTGATTTCCAAGTGATTCCAGCAACACCAGAACAACAGCAAGCGCTTTTTCTTAATGATGGTGATTTTGTATATGAAATTAAGCGGTTACGTCGTTTGGAAGGTGTGCCATTTATGATTGAACGTGGCTATGTACCCATTAATGTATTGCCCGGATTAAACAGAAGTATAGTTTCTGGGTCAGTCTACGAATACATTGAAAAAAATAAGCATCGCACAGTTACAAAGTCATTTATGACGATTATGGCAGAGCCTTCTAATACGGAGGATCAGGAATTGCTTGAACTGAAAGCTACTGAACCTGTCGGTATTATGGAAGGAATCTTCTTCATGGATGATGGTACGCCTTTGGAATTTTCGACGATGCGATTACATTATAAGTACCTCCGCTATAATGCTTTTGTGAGCTTAGATTCCGAATAA
- the ilvC gene encoding ketol-acid reductoisomerase, which produces MEDFTMATKMFYDKDIDTTPLEGKKIAIIGYGAQGHAQANNLRDSGFDVIMGLRPGKSFDSAKKDGFEVYSAAEATAQADIIMMETPDELQASVWEKEVEPNIKAGSYLGFSHGFNIVYGLIKPNADINVMIIAPKGPGNIERRQFVEGGGIPSLYGVQQDPTGDTADVAKAYAKGIGSGRAGILETSFEEETTEDLFGEQAVLCGGLTPLIEAGFNTLVEAGYSPELAYFETSHEMKMIVDLIFEGGFEKMRHDCSNTCEYGEMLNGPRIITEESKQGMRDVLKDIQDGTYAKKWLAEYNSGLKDLEKMRTEYKSGLYEQTGKKVRAMMPWISDADKYSTAADTEQFSAAK; this is translated from the coding sequence ATGGAGGATTTTACTATGGCTACAAAGATGTTTTATGACAAGGATATTGATACAACACCATTAGAAGGTAAAAAAATAGCTATCATTGGGTATGGTGCACAAGGACATGCTCAAGCAAATAACTTACGAGACTCAGGATTTGATGTCATCATGGGCTTGCGTCCAGGGAAGTCTTTTGATAGCGCTAAAAAAGATGGATTTGAAGTTTATTCAGCAGCAGAAGCTACGGCTCAAGCAGATATTATCATGATGGAAACACCAGATGAATTGCAAGCTTCTGTTTGGGAAAAAGAAGTGGAACCTAACATTAAAGCTGGTTCATATCTTGGATTTTCTCATGGATTTAACATTGTGTATGGTTTGATTAAGCCAAATGCTGACATCAATGTCATGATTATTGCGCCTAAGGGTCCTGGGAACATTGAACGTCGTCAATTCGTTGAAGGTGGTGGTATTCCTTCTTTGTATGGTGTACAGCAAGATCCTACTGGTGACACAGCTGACGTTGCCAAAGCTTATGCTAAGGGTATTGGATCAGGTCGCGCAGGTATTTTGGAAACAAGCTTTGAAGAAGAAACAACTGAAGATTTATTCGGTGAACAAGCTGTTCTTTGTGGTGGTTTGACACCGTTGATTGAAGCTGGATTTAACACATTGGTTGAAGCTGGCTATTCACCAGAATTGGCTTACTTTGAAACATCACATGAAATGAAGATGATTGTCGATTTGATTTTCGAAGGTGGTTTCGAAAAGATGAGACATGATTGCTCAAACACTTGTGAATATGGTGAAATGTTGAATGGCCCACGTATCATTACTGAAGAATCAAAGCAAGGAATGCGTGATGTTTTGAAAGATATCCAAGATGGTACGTACGCTAAGAAGTGGTTGGCAGAATACAACTCTGGTTTGAAGGATTTGGAAAAGATGCGTACAGAGTACAAGAGTGGTTTGTACGAACAAACTGGTAAGAAGGTTCGTGCCATGATGCCATGGATTTCAGATGCTGACAAGTATTCAACAGCAGCGGATACTGAACAATTCTCAGCAGCGAAGTAA
- a CDS encoding RidA family protein, which produces MSKKVVATTKAPKALGPYSQAVQNNNTLYISGQIGINPETDEFAGSTTAEQAHQIFENIDNILHEAEFSRNDIVKAGLFFDDIADFALVNKIYAKYFETTSIEEFPARSAVQVAALPKNAKLEIEITAMK; this is translated from the coding sequence ATGTCAAAGAAAGTCGTTGCAACTACTAAAGCGCCGAAAGCGCTTGGTCCCTATTCACAAGCTGTTCAAAATAACAACACGTTATATATTTCAGGACAAATCGGAATTAACCCTGAAACAGATGAATTTGCTGGATCTACGACAGCTGAACAAGCACATCAAATTTTTGAAAACATTGATAACATCTTACATGAAGCCGAATTTTCAAGAAATGATATCGTAAAAGCTGGTTTGTTTTTCGATGATATTGCTGATTTTGCTTTAGTTAATAAAATCTACGCAAAATACTTTGAAACCACTTCTATTGAAGAATTTCCAGCACGTTCAGCCGTCCAAGTAGCTGCTTTACCTAAGAACGCTAAACTAGAAATTGAAATTACTGCTATGAAATAA
- a CDS encoding aminoacyl-tRNA deacylase — translation MSKKKMKKTLPEQVMDKHNVNYEPLNLNILDKTPDERDAILETFHVKHDDIYKTLAAHGDKTGPIVAVLPITKHLSLKKLAAVSGNKKVAMLPLKDLQKTTGYIHGANNPVGIWQNKHFPIYFDLTAANLPYIIVSGGELSRSDKVNPQEVVNLIHSEFADLLEHD, via the coding sequence ATGAGTAAAAAGAAAATGAAAAAAACATTACCCGAACAAGTAATGGACAAACACAATGTTAACTATGAACCACTTAACCTTAATATATTAGATAAAACGCCAGACGAGCGCGATGCTATTCTGGAAACGTTTCACGTGAAACATGACGATATCTATAAAACATTGGCAGCACACGGTGACAAGACAGGTCCAATTGTTGCTGTTTTACCAATTACAAAACACTTATCGCTCAAAAAATTAGCGGCAGTGTCCGGCAATAAAAAAGTAGCCATGCTACCTCTCAAGGATTTACAAAAAACTACTGGCTATATTCATGGCGCAAATAATCCTGTGGGTATTTGGCAAAATAAACATTTCCCAATTTATTTTGATCTTACTGCAGCTAACCTGCCTTATATTATTGTTAGTGGTGGCGAGCTTAGTCGTTCGGATAAAGTTAACCCACAAGAAGTTGTCAATTTAATTCATTCTGAGTTTGCGGATTTGCTAGAACATGATTGA
- a CDS encoding ABC transporter ATP-binding protein — protein sequence MAEDAVLSMENVSFEREKMILQNINWTLKKGENWVLMGLNGAGKTTLLSLLYGDYWATTGKINVLGETFGKTNVLELKKRIGLISTAIQSQFPEHHLAQYIVLSGKFGTIGIHNDFEQSDLNEAINLLEKLGGSELINKQYRVLSQGQRQLVLIARALLGNPELLILDEPCNGLDLFARESLLVQINKLAQLPNHPTLLFVSHYTEEILPIFQHVMLLKNGKIFAQGTRSEILTESLLSKFYPKPIKIIPISNQRIAVYPANL from the coding sequence ATGGCAGAAGACGCAGTATTATCAATGGAAAACGTTTCATTTGAAAGAGAAAAAATGATATTACAAAATATCAATTGGACTCTAAAAAAAGGCGAAAATTGGGTATTGATGGGTTTGAACGGTGCCGGTAAAACAACATTATTGTCACTGCTTTATGGTGATTATTGGGCTACTACTGGAAAAATAAACGTTCTCGGAGAAACATTTGGAAAAACTAACGTCCTAGAACTTAAAAAAAGAATTGGCCTAATTTCTACGGCTATTCAATCACAATTCCCAGAACACCATTTAGCGCAATATATTGTTTTAAGTGGAAAGTTCGGTACGATTGGTATTCATAACGATTTTGAACAAAGTGATTTGAACGAAGCAATTAACTTACTAGAAAAATTAGGTGGATCTGAGCTAATCAATAAACAATACCGAGTTTTATCACAAGGTCAACGTCAATTAGTTTTAATTGCAAGAGCTCTCCTGGGTAATCCTGAGTTACTTATACTTGACGAACCCTGCAATGGTCTAGACTTATTTGCTCGTGAATCATTATTAGTACAAATTAATAAACTTGCACAACTACCCAATCATCCAACATTATTATTTGTTTCGCACTACACTGAAGAAATTTTGCCAATTTTTCAACATGTAATGCTGCTCAAAAATGGCAAAATCTTTGCACAGGGAACTCGTAGTGAGATATTGACTGAGTCACTACTTTCAAAATTTTATCCTAAACCAATTAAAATCATACCTATATCAAATCAAAGAATTGCTGTATATCCAGCTAATTTATGA
- the ilvA gene encoding threonine ammonia-lyase IlvA, translating to MTTVAKLTAEEIEEAHRVLSKVVTHTPLAYDDYLSKKYKANIYLKREDMQRVRSFKIRGAYYNIIKAEKEKLNNGVVAASAGNHAQGVADTCHNLKIQATIFMPVTTPNQKVEAVKRFGGRYATVILVGDTFDEAQSAAFDYTEKHNMFFVAPFDDRRTMAGQGTVAVEIFEDAAEQNISVDYLVASVGGGGLIGGLSTYSKKISPQTTVVGVEPQTAQSMQAAFKAKKPVKVENIDHFVDGAAVACVSQFTYNQAQQHVDKLLGIPEGKVAQSVLDLYTYEAIVAEPAGAMPIASLDFMADDIVGKNVVLVISGGNNDIGRMQEMEQKALMYKGRQQFYLVEFPQRPGALRQFVNNVLGPNDDITRFEYTKKLNSEMGSVMVGVLLGAETNVDDLTERLAAFFPKYINLQENTVLFNMLV from the coding sequence ATGACAACTGTGGCAAAGCTAACGGCTGAAGAAATAGAAGAAGCACATCGAGTCTTATCAAAAGTAGTAACGCATACTCCTTTGGCCTATGATGACTACCTTTCAAAAAAGTATAAGGCGAATATTTATCTTAAAAGAGAAGATATGCAACGCGTTCGTTCTTTTAAAATACGAGGGGCTTATTATAATATCATTAAGGCAGAGAAAGAAAAGCTCAATAATGGCGTTGTCGCTGCATCAGCTGGAAACCATGCACAAGGCGTAGCTGATACTTGTCATAATTTAAAAATACAAGCAACTATTTTTATGCCTGTAACTACACCAAATCAAAAAGTGGAAGCTGTCAAGCGTTTTGGAGGCCGATACGCGACAGTTATTCTAGTGGGAGATACGTTTGATGAGGCGCAAAGTGCGGCCTTTGACTATACTGAAAAACATAACATGTTTTTTGTAGCTCCTTTTGATGATCGACGTACTATGGCTGGGCAAGGGACAGTCGCGGTAGAAATATTTGAAGATGCAGCGGAGCAAAATATTTCGGTTGATTATTTAGTTGCATCTGTTGGTGGCGGTGGCTTGATTGGTGGTTTATCAACTTATTCAAAAAAAATATCACCACAAACAACAGTTGTTGGTGTAGAGCCACAAACTGCGCAATCAATGCAAGCTGCTTTTAAGGCAAAAAAACCGGTAAAGGTTGAAAATATTGATCATTTTGTTGATGGAGCTGCTGTTGCTTGTGTTAGCCAATTTACCTACAATCAAGCGCAACAACATGTAGATAAGTTGCTAGGCATTCCGGAAGGTAAAGTTGCTCAATCGGTTTTAGACTTATATACTTATGAAGCAATTGTTGCTGAGCCAGCGGGGGCAATGCCGATAGCTAGCCTGGATTTTATGGCTGATGATATCGTTGGAAAAAATGTAGTTTTGGTTATCTCGGGCGGGAATAATGATATTGGACGCATGCAAGAAATGGAACAGAAAGCGTTGATGTATAAAGGACGTCAGCAATTCTATTTAGTTGAATTTCCACAACGTCCAGGAGCATTACGCCAGTTTGTTAATAATGTTTTGGGACCAAATGATGATATTACTCGCTTTGAGTATACAAAAAAATTAAATTCTGAGATGGGTTCTGTTATGGTTGGTGTCTTATTAGGTGCAGAAACAAATGTTGATGACCTAACAGAACGCTTGGCAGCGTTCTTTCCAAAATATATTAACCTGCAAGAGAACACGGTACTGTTTAATATGCTTGTTTAG
- the ilvB gene encoding biosynthetic-type acetolactate synthase large subunit, translating to MKNVVLTESKNGAQILLDSLEKAGVDSLFGYPGGAVIPLYDALYESSINHILVRHEQAASHAAEGYAKATGKPGVVLVTSGPGATNTVTGIADAFCDSVPLVVISGQVGSAAIGSDAFQELDILSITSSITKMSYQVRTVSELPLIVEEAFKVAVSGRPGPVLIDLPKSVMLAKNDENNHANTFFHQIDNAKPVVDTVKVRQLVAALSKARQPLIIAGAGVLKSNAQELLRTLMHRYHIPVVSTLLGLGAVDSDDQLFLGMVGMHGSVAANTAIDQADFILNIGSRFDDRVVTNVDDFGKNAIIAHVDIDATELEKVLSTTYAIHASADDALNAILSELKNRTMTDTSAWQNLNQHAKGESTFHYHKLKTAIMPQEVIQAVGEVTEGNAIVVTDVGQHQMWAAQFYPFKHNYQMITSGGLGTMGYGLPAAIGAKFARREKEVVLFVGDGGFQMTSEELAILNDNNLNIKIVMFNNHSLGMVRQWQTLFFDGRLSNTVFKSQPRFDQLAQAYDINYARIDNPNSMFEELQEAFDSDKSILIEVIIPDDVKVLPMVNAGAAYRDMITEEEA from the coding sequence ATGAAAAATGTAGTATTAACCGAAAGTAAGAATGGTGCTCAGATACTACTAGATTCTTTAGAGAAAGCAGGTGTTGACAGTCTCTTTGGTTATCCTGGCGGGGCAGTTATACCACTATATGATGCGCTATATGAATCGAGTATCAACCATATACTTGTTCGTCATGAACAGGCAGCTTCGCATGCTGCAGAAGGCTATGCAAAGGCCACGGGGAAACCAGGTGTTGTGCTAGTCACCTCAGGACCAGGTGCAACAAATACAGTTACTGGAATTGCAGATGCCTTTTGTGATTCAGTTCCATTAGTGGTTATATCTGGTCAAGTGGGTTCCGCAGCTATTGGTTCAGATGCTTTTCAAGAGTTAGATATTTTGTCTATAACAAGTTCTATAACTAAGATGAGCTATCAAGTTAGAACAGTTAGCGAATTACCATTAATTGTTGAAGAAGCATTTAAGGTCGCAGTCTCTGGTCGACCGGGTCCTGTGCTAATTGATTTGCCGAAAAGTGTTATGTTGGCAAAAAATGATGAAAATAATCATGCTAATACATTCTTCCACCAAATTGATAATGCTAAACCTGTTGTTGATACTGTTAAGGTACGCCAATTAGTAGCAGCTTTGTCTAAAGCTCGTCAGCCACTTATTATTGCTGGGGCAGGGGTTTTGAAATCAAATGCACAAGAATTATTACGAACATTAATGCATCGTTATCATATACCAGTTGTGTCGACATTATTAGGGTTGGGTGCTGTTGATTCTGATGATCAACTGTTCCTGGGAATGGTTGGTATGCATGGGTCTGTTGCAGCTAACACAGCAATCGATCAAGCAGATTTTATTTTGAATATTGGTTCAAGGTTTGATGATCGTGTTGTGACAAATGTAGACGATTTTGGAAAAAATGCAATAATTGCCCATGTTGATATTGATGCAACAGAGTTAGAAAAAGTATTGTCGACAACTTATGCTATTCACGCCAGTGCTGATGATGCTTTAAATGCTATTCTTTCTGAATTGAAGAATAGAACGATGACTGATACATCAGCATGGCAAAATTTGAACCAGCACGCTAAAGGCGAATCAACTTTTCACTATCATAAGTTGAAAACTGCTATCATGCCTCAAGAAGTAATTCAAGCCGTTGGTGAAGTTACCGAGGGGAATGCGATAGTGGTAACAGATGTTGGGCAACATCAGATGTGGGCAGCACAATTTTATCCATTCAAGCATAACTACCAAATGATAACTTCTGGTGGTTTAGGAACAATGGGGTATGGCCTACCTGCAGCTATTGGGGCCAAATTTGCTAGACGAGAAAAAGAAGTTGTGCTCTTTGTCGGTGATGGCGGGTTCCAAATGACATCGGAAGAACTAGCAATTTTGAATGATAATAATTTAAACATTAAGATTGTTATGTTTAATAATCATTCGCTGGGCATGGTTAGACAATGGCAAACATTGTTTTTTGACGGTCGATTGTCTAATACAGTTTTCAAGTCGCAACCACGATTTGATCAACTAGCACAAGCATATGATATTAACTATGCTCGGATTGATAATCCAAATAGTATGTTTGAAGAGTTGCAGGAAGCCTTTGACTCAGATAAGTCAATTCTTATTGAAGTGATTATTCCAGATGATGTAAAAGTTTTGCCAATGGTTAACGCTGGCGCAGCTTATCGGGATATGATTACTGAGGAGGAAGCTTAA